Genomic segment of Coffea arabica cultivar ET-39 chromosome 1e, Coffea Arabica ET-39 HiFi, whole genome shotgun sequence:
ATGTTAGTTGGCAAGGCTAGAACAGCAATTCGAATATTCTGCCACGTTTCATTATAACGAAAAGAGAAACCATACCATTGTGATTAATTGAAACGTTATCACTATGGACAATTTGCCGAAACCCATCAGTTCATGCGTACCAAGTAGGTGACCCCGTGGGCTCGAGACGTCTTTTCCATTTTTGTTCAAGCTCTTTCCTACCATCCAACAATAATATTTTCTCAATAATGATTTAGCGAAATCAACAAAGAAGTCAAAACCACTTTCATGAACCAACCCACCCACGCCACTAATAATTTTGGTTGGACTACAAATCCAGCTTTCTGGGACAAACGAGCATTATCCATTCTAACTCGAAATGCCATTTGTGCTGAAATCTAATTACATTAGTACATAAATATATGTGCATCACGCCTTTGAAGGGTCCCAACATCCACCATCAAAATGAGAGTCCCCACTATAAATGTGCTTCCATCATCCACCACTACTTCCAGGTCACATCATTGATACAAAAAAGCACAGCATATCAAGAGAACTTTGACAATTTCTTCACTACATGAATCTAGCAAGACACTAGGGGTGCGTTCCTATTACTCTACAAATAACACCAGACTTTCTCCAGAATAAAGCTACAATAAGGCAAAAGGTGGGATCATGGCATCTGACATAGATTTCAATTAAAGGAAGCAAAAGTTGATTTTCATAAAGTCTGATCTTACGGGCGGGGAATCAATTGGCCACAGCAAACTTTGTTTTTTGGGACTGGGATGTTATGACATTGAAGAGGCCTACGGAGGAGGATTTGTTTCAGGCTTGATAAGGTTGGAGGCATCTGGTGGTTGCGTGTGGTATATAGCTGAAGCAAGAGATATAGGCATTATACAGAGTGCCTTGGATTGAAGAAACTGCATAGCTGCCCCAACATTTTCTTCCATGAGTTTTGCTACCTGACGTTCAGTACCATCATTTGACCACTTGTCCCAGGCCGGCTGGGGTCTTCCACCTTCGCCGCTCTCTTCCTTCGTAAAGCACATAAAACAGATAAATGTGTAGAATGGAACCAGAGGGCACAGCAGACCAAAGACAGTTGTTTTATTACCTCAACTGACGATATTGGAATATCCGTCACAAGTGGTGCCACTGCGCCAGCTCCCCCCAATCTACTCATGCTCAACACCTGTACGGTCATCAACAAGGAGTTATAACTCCTTTTTCAAGTGCAGCTAGGCAGAAGATGCAGATGCTCTACAGATTTAGAGTCTTTCAcaaagattgaattttttaAGGCAGGGAAGGGAGGAGCTCCAATGGATGTCAAAATGGATTCTCGTAAACAACAACCTATATTGATTTCAGTGCTAACTCAGAGTGTGGCAGTATCTATCAAAAGGTATCATGCCAACCAGTAAAAAGACACAAGTTGCATGACATTCAGATCAATTTATAAATCTGCCAGTCAGACCACAGTTTAACCAACAAGAGAAATAATGCATCTTAGAGCATAGCTGCTGTCATCCAAAAAGAATATCTATAATGTTACATGACCAAAAAATTGCATCCGATCTGTATGTTAACAGAATAGTAATGAACAGGCTAAAATCAAGATTGAACTGTAGCACTCCTCCAACGGCCATAATTATATAGTGAAATAGGGCATAAAAGTCCACAAATAACTCATAAAATAAATAGATAGAAATAACTGTCATAAATTACACAAATACGGACAGATTGTAAGACATTACTTATCTGAAAAGGGTCATTAAACATGAAGCCCCAAAAGAAGTTTAAATTTTCTGAATGATCACCGAATAAAACAGACATCATCTCAGAAGAATTACCTTCACCTGAAGTCTCAGGAACTTCACGTAATCTACAATTTCATCAAGCATTGCTGCCCTGTCAGTCtataaaaataaatcaaaataaaactattaacaaggctgcaaaagaaattcttctttttttccttctaaatCTCAGTATCTTGGACAACCAAGAAATATTTCTGAACTATGTTGGAGCTCAAGTGTTGCTATTTTCAGATCCAATATCAAAACAAGGCTTAAAAGTCTGGGAATCCCACAAATGGGAGGTGTAAAAGCTCCATAAAGCTATTACAGCAACAGATTGTTGGACAGGCAACTTGGCAAAGCTAAATTAGATCAAGTATTTTTGCTCTATGTGTGTCCCTAAATACTTAGTATAAGATTGCCgatttctgaaattttcatttCCTGGAAGACATAAGAAAGTCCTTTCAAAAGATCAATTAAATCTACGCAAGCTGAAGCTTACAGGAATAAGAAAAACGAAATACTTCTTCCTAAAATAAATGACATCCAAAGAAAACAGTCATAGATTATCATTCCTACGCCTTCAAACTAAGGTAAGTTATTTGGTGCTTCTACGAAAAACCAAGTGCACAAGGTCCCACCATGGCCAGGATGTAGGAGGGGTAAGGAGTACGTGATTTAACCCGTACACACtttttatactaaaaaaaaaacctttcagAAAGAGGTTTGAATGGGGTTTAGGCAGATAATAGCGTTTGGTTTTTATCTACTTGACTTgctttttaatcaaaataaaattcTGTAAGCTGCATGGATCTGTTTCTCTACCACTCTATTGCTTAGAGTCCCTAGGTTCCCTCAGAATCAAAAGCATCACTGAGATGTTGCAACAAAGTATACTCACCTTATTGACACTGGGAACCAATTCTTGCAAAGCTCTAATTCTTTCTGCTATTCGTTCTCTGCGTAGCTGTGCCAAGCcaagaaaagaagatggcctgatgATATTAACAAATGAAGAAACGCAAAAAAGGGCTTTGAATGTTTGCCCCAGAATGGTGTAGGAAATAGTAAAACAAAAAGACATCACCACTCAAACATATTGCAAACTTCTTCAGCAATTGCAGctaaaatatgataaaaattaCTCAAATTTGTCCATCAATACTATTGACATAATCTTCTTCCCCATAACAAAGAGGAAGTATTCATTTTGATGGATAGATGCAAAAGCTCGCATCTAACCAATCACAAATCTACAAATAACGATTCTTGAATTAGACTTCAATTAGACATTCAGGAGGCATACCCTCTCAGCTATACTGTGAGGATCTGTAGCCTGACCTCGCCTTGCCCGCACCCTTGGTCGAATTGCAGGTGGATGTGGAATTACAGGAACTGTCGTTGGCAATGGCTGTCCATGGAAACCCTGGAAGAAAGAGTACTATAATTGTCACAAATGATGATGCCAAATTGCATCACCTTCAAAAGGTTCATGATTCATGAAGTCATACTTAACTCAAAAACTAATACAAGATAGATCAAAACCAAGAAGCAGAGATCTGCAGTGCCTCGAAATTTTAAACATCTTCccttaaaaaaatgattgagcTTTTTGTTATTCAATTTAAGAAGGTAAAAATCTGCCTATTTCGCAACAAAAAAGGCCACAAGCATACGTGCAGACACATCAGGTGCTTTAAAGTCTTATCAGGCAGTCAATACTGGATTTTGCTTtacaaaaatcacttgaaaGGCAGAAATCAGTATGTGAAgtacaaaaatgaaaaagaaaatttaaagcaTGCCTGGAGATAATCAAAACTTCATTCCCGCATCGGAACTACACCTTGTTTACATTAAAATTATCAGCCCAAAACAAACATTGCCAGGAATAACACTTTTGGAATTGTGTCGTCCCACTGAAACCAAACACTAAGCTCTCGCCATTAAACCTCTGGCGCAAGAATTTGTTGGTAAACGAAATCAACGAGACAGGGTAGAACTCTAACAACTTTTGGCTACCAGTAGGCTCCTAAAAGTTATGTGCATGAGCGTCTAAAACACTCAATATCCACAATTGCTTGTAATATTCATAACTactccttttttttcacttcaccAAGCAAGGAACAAAGTTAGAACATCTCAAAGAGAGAACTTACAGGTCTGACGGAAGGAGCAGCAGGTCTGCCATCAACGGCGTCGTTTCGGAACCTCTTCCCGCTCCCGGAGGCTTCTTCCATCTTCACAAACCCTCCCGCCTTGCCTTGCTCCAAACTCAGCCCTAAAGGAAAATTACCCCCGTGAAAGGTACCACCAGTGCCAACACCGAGTCCAACTCCAACGCCGAGGCCGACACTGGCGAGGTGAGAGGAGGCGTCGCCGGAGCTGAGCTGGAGCATCATGGGAGGCGGCAAGGCATGGGCGTCATTCCCGGGAGCCAAGTTGGGGTCGGTTGGGGCTGCAGCTCCGGCATAGGCAGGAAACCCTAGGATTTGCTCAAGGAAGTCGTCGGAGGGGCCGTCAGTGGGATTATTAGCCATAAAAGTGAAGGGGAGAGCAACAAGTGAACAAGGTGGAGTGAGAAGGATTCTCCGAGTTAGAGTTCTCCTCCAATTTCATGGACtgctatatatacatatatatatatacacacgaATTCCGGTATGTGTAAAGAGCGACAATGAGAGCGAGAATGAGAGAGCAGTTGATGGAATTCAACTTTCTACTGATTACTGTGGGGGAAGAAGCGAAATAAAGGGGGCCGGAATGGGTTgctctctttcttcctttctttgaaccttttttttttttttaatgctcaCGAATGGTTTATAACAAAAGGAgccctttttaatcaaatttacaTGCCTGTCCTTTTATTACCGCTACACTAGGAGACCAGGACCACTaccactttccttcctcatGTTTTTCCTCGTGTATTTAGCCTTTCTAATCGATCCGCTGCTACATTTTACACAAGATGCTGGGCAGGAGTACAATTTTTTAGCCTTTTTAATCGATCTGCTGCTGGTTCATGTTTGTTTGGAtgaagtattatttgaaataaatattgtagcactttttgtgatgtgatatatacgagataaaaagatgattaaaaatataaaaaaatagattaaaaaatatgtttataatgcaaacgaaatattatttaaaaatactTAATATCCAAACCAGTGTTTCCAATTTCCAATGAGTATTTAGTGTtgaggggggaaaaaaaagttgTTAAGAAAGAGGTTTTCTCATATCAAATCACGTTCAATGTTCCGAAGAACTTTCAATAGTTTCTCATAGTCAAGACAACTCCAAAGATAATTggctataaaaaaaatttgatttgtatattcAGATACTCCCACAAAATTCCGTTGCAATCACAACTTTGGAGTCCGtttgaattgcaatttttttgaaaattttgtaaaaaaaaaaaacatacttttaacgatttgatgtatgtaaaataaaatagtaataaaaaaatatgttcataaaaaacataaaattttttaattgaacCATCGAGACTTAACTCGACAGTTGTACCGATCGGCCTAATGATCCAGGCATTAGATCAAGCCGAATCTCTATTTTGACCGGGCAAATTCGGTTGACTCGATGGTTCAATTGAAAATCCGCCCGACATTTCAAATGATCcgattaccttttttttttgttttattgtgggcctttatttttgaaacaaaatgtatatatgcttttgataaaatttatacattgaattttcatttaaatatatatagacTTTACCActtgtttagtttttatttgataactaaaattttttttaataaacttctttatatttttattatacaattaattcttttaacttttaaactgacaatatttgattagttagaaaattaatttatttttaaataaaaataaaaaataatgctaaattttttaaaacaagcgatataaattttgtttataattgactatattatttatttatttaaaagtaCGATAACATGTAATTAATTAATatctatatatttattatatatctTTTTAAGTATAATAATTAGTATCTAAAAAcactttattatatattttatgtatattaaaattactattttatatttataaatattaaattaaaaCTCACAAATTCAACAAATGATCCGCTAATTGGTTGAACCAGTAACCTAGTAATCCAATTCCTCTGCCGGCTTCTTCACCGAAccgagtttaataactatgttTGAGTCCATTGGATTCCATTTCCTAAGTCCAAATCCCCCCAATCCCAAAAGCAAGTTCATCTTCAACCTTGTTTGGCTGCCTGTATTCTACTATACTACATATTCACCATCCTCTTTCTTCTTCCACGagttaaaatttatttattgcaCAAAAGACATATTACAACATAAAATAAATGGCGATAGTCGAACCAATTTCCACAATGTCAAAGGCAATTAAAATCGCTTTCAACACTCTCAGCAATCGACCAATGGGCCACGACAATATCCACTACCAAATGCAAAGCTCACTACACTACAAAACAAGTTGAAACCCCAAGTGACAATTGCAGACAAACATGAATTCACATTCAAAAGTCCAAATGGACGAGACATGGACACAGCCGTATGGGTTTCGATGTTCAGTAGTATTTGGAGTGCCTTACCTtctctctcaatttttttttttgggtcgtGCACGCCACACTCGTACGTAcacttgaaaaaaagaaaaccggCCCAGAAAACAGCATGCTTGGAGCTTAAAATATCAGGTCATAGGTTGATATGGGAAGTTAATATCAAGTCTTCTGCTTGAGTCGCATCGTGTCAGATCAAATTACACCAAGAGGAGTCAAGCGGATAAGATAATACAGTAATATGAACAGAAAAGAAACGGGGAATAGAGATGACATCAAATAAAATCACATATTAACCTCAAatgaaaaacatgcaaacagaATACATTATGTGAAACCATACTAAAATTTTCCAGTTGTTAGGAAGAAGATAATTTGTAGCCAAAAAggtaaaaatagaaaaagaagaaagattaaaaaaaagaggCTTGAAATGGAAAACtagctagtttgggagtttagaatagaaaagaaaagaagagaaagggtaagttagaaaagaaaagaaaggatgggAAATGATCTAAGTTTCTATTaggagttttaagaaaaaaaaaaaggtaaagtaattttcttttatttgggaGTTGAatacaaatgaaaagaaaagatatttAAACAAGTTACTTtacaaatatattatttttataaaGTAAAGGGAGGTGTTTTAGTGAGAATTTAGTAGCGAAGAGACTTGTcggaaattaaaattttttgtatccaaattttcattttcagagTAATTTTGTCATATCCAAAAAATTACTTAAGACTTCCACACTTTCCTTCCCTTTCTGACCAATTTTGGgcaaaaaattttcctttacATGAAGGGAAATGAAAATCTTTCTAATaaatctttccttttccttcataTTTTTGCTCCAAAACAATGAAAAAACTTTTATTATCCtttcaaaacttttcttttcttttcatttccttcCACCCAAACTAGCTTGATCTGACTGCATGCTTCTTTTTTCCAGGTAATTAAGCCTAAAACCCAAAAGTTAGTAACAAATCAACAGGTTTTGTTATCATTTACAAGAAACGCAGAAAGAACAACAGTATGAAAAATATCTGCGAAACACCTACAAGCGAGAAACAAAAATTAATCAGGCCTCAAAAACAATCCATACAACAATCAACCGTCCGCCGTAAACCCATCAAACAAACTACGAACAAAATCAAACGTCGAATAACTGTATACTCAATCAACAACTTTCACTAGAACACGACCAAATTGCTGGTGGTTTAAATTCGATGACATAAGCTTATGACCTCGAGCCCTGACCCAAACAATCACCTTCCAGTTTGAAAGGCACAAAAATTTGCACCAGGATGGAaacaagaaaatcaagattttaGTTCATAAGTACAACATTGCTTCAAATAGCATTCAACCCACAACCAAGTGCAACTGAGAGCGGTGATTTCATTTCAGAAAACGATACTGCAAAACTTATGTCCATCGGGTTAGGTCCGTACAAAACAGCGCCTTAGTGTTTCTGTTTAATTAAGAAAAGCGAGCGCCACAGAAGCTTGAGGACACAAATCTCACCAGCAAAAGTTGCCCTGCCGATTTGGGGCTTCACCAAAAGGATGATCTCTTGCTCCAAAAGTGAGACCCGTTGTGAATTTCAAAAATGGTGAGAATCCTGATGAAGACGTAGAATCTGTTGTGAAGACGTTAAATAATCGGGTTCGGAAGACAAGTGAGAATAGCGAAGGGGTAGGATTGTCCTTCGATGTTTATTGGCCATTTATACTAGTGAAAATAAAATTGTAAATTAATTATGACATTTGAATCCTTATGCTATATGATAATGAATGAGTTGTGGTACAAAAATTGTTATGTTATGTGCCTAAAGAAAAACAGTACTCTGTTTATGCACAGATTTGAAAACTAAAAATCAAGTGAGAACCTTTATTTCAACTCGTGAAAGAAGCTTCCATCTTAGTGTCATTTTTAATACAACTTCGAGCATCTGGTAGCCaagttaggaaaaaaaaaatattcaatgGCCGCACAAATTCAttagatttattttaattttattgcaAGTAACAATATAGTAATTGACTGGTGACGTGTAAATGAGaggtaacaataataataataattaaaaacaaaggtaacatCAATAATGTTCAcataataatgataaaaatTGGCAAACATAGGTAATCAGtaaataaatcaataaaatgCAAAAGACCAATATAATGCTCTACAACCCATTAATTACtattattataataattattgttGTTTGTGTATAAAAAACTTACAAGTACATTGAACTACCTAAAGTATTCAATTTgtgcttgttgttatcattttttttaattaaaaattgtTATTACATTACTCATTGGTGCATGTAATTTATTTTGGTCACATACTAATAAATTTGTAAGatgaaataaatttttaaaaaattgcatgCCTAAAAATAAAAGTTTCCTGTGCTCAATGGGGCACGTGCCTCGAATGACTAATAATATATGAATCTGCCATTTGGAAACTCAACGACTACAAATTTACTTAATACGAGTTCCACGAATTATAGCAAATTACCGATGAGCCAAAAGGGGCAATTTGTGTAATTAACCTCTTCCATCCTCCATTCTTATTTAGAGTTTTCACCCGTCTTGAGGTTTTTGGACCTGAGCCATATATAGTTACTTACTGCAGAAGCGAGTTGACAGTTGCCAAAATCAATGTGATGATGGCCGTCTTTCTGGCACCCCCATCACATATAGAGcacgccaaaaaaaaaaaaaaaaaggcagcacTCCGGAATCAAATAGATTACCAGGTGCCAGCTCGCTAGTGTTTACTTCATCAGTCTTATCAACGGACTCCATTGGACTGGCATCAACTTCACGTCTAGCAAAGTATACGTCAGTTAAGAAGAACCAcgctaaaaataaaaatgcgcAGCCAtaatttcaaaatcaattttccCAAGAAAGCTAATATCTCAGATTTGATAATATATTTCTCCAAATACGGCATAGAAATTATATGTGGcactggaaaaaaaattaaaaaccaaGAGAGCAACGCAACTGACAAAATACAGGAAGGTTGGTGACCCTAACCTTAAAAACagttcaaaaatcaaaacaaaatacCTTAAGCAAACATCATATTTGTAAATTCTGACAATGTTAACATTAAGAACTGAATACAACCCATACTAAAATAGTAACTAACTGACAGGTAATTTGGACCAACTAATAGAGGAGTGTCAGAGCAACGTCTTCATTTTTCTCGCGTAAACATGGAAAGATTCTAGACAATTCTATGATGTATAAGAACAATTCAATGTCGCTCATGATACCAGATAAATATGGCTTAACATGCGAATGAAGGAACCAATTTAGTGGTGCTCATATTCTCCTTAAGAATCTGTAAATATGCTATTGTTGAATCTTGCTACCAGATTGGACACCACCTAGAAACTTGTTCATTACATGTGATTCCAACCTGCAAGTTTGATAAATAAGTTAAAGCATGCCCCAAGTGTACCATCCCTGAAAATTAAGGGGAGTGGAGTGCCATGCCTGGTTGCACATTTATAGTAGATCGTCTCAGGAGAGTTGTACGTGCGTGCATTTACAAACATCCTCCTGATATCCGCAACAAACATATCAAGAGTCACGTAATACAGCTCTGATTCTACCCGTTTTGCCATGGCCTTCAAATCTACAAAGACAGCAATGTACACTGAAGACTCGCAACACTGAGAAATATAATTCTCCAAAGACGGTACAGCAGTTGTAACAATACTAGATGAAATTGCTTTTGTCAACAACTACAGGCAAGTGCAACAAAATGTACAGGGTTTATTAATTAAATACAAGGCTTTCTACTCTATGATATGCCAGGACAAAGAGAAGCAAGGGAAAAGACGGAATGAGATGAAAAAAGATGTCGACCTTCCTGATTCTATATGAACAGAATGACTGCCAGCCACACTATTAACATGGAAATTGGCCATGGAAAATGATAGTAGCTACCTCAAATTAGTCCACATCTGAGAAAGGATAAAGCACAATCACAAGCTTTTtagtaaaatttcagatttaaattGAGTCATGAAATATGATGCTTTCCACTATATCTATCTAGCATTAGAGCTGTACAGCTATCAGAGAATCCTAGGTGAATTCACCAGTGATTAAGCAAATATACATGTAACTGAAGAAGCAGGTCAATTTGTATTttagaaggagacaagaatCAAAAAACTGAGAGTAAGTATAGAAGAAAATATGTCAAAAGAGGAAGATACTTAATGCAAAAACAGTTACCTATTTGATCTTTAATGATGTCATAATAGTCAGGCACATCTCTTGCATCAACAGGTTCCTTAAACGGCCAAGAATCAGGATGGTCATACATCACCTGCTAAAAAGAAGTAACTAAATTGCATACAATATGAAGGAAGGCACTTGCAAAGCGTAATCTGCAATATTCTCTTTTCTAAGTATGATTCCCCTTGTTTAGGAGTTATATTTTCATTTCATTCTGGGAGGGTCAGTGGAGAGGGAAAAGATGTTGAACTATTTCCAACCATGTTTCTGGCATGACGATAGTCATACCATCCATTGTGAAAAGAGAAAATGGTAACAAAGCCACAAGT
This window contains:
- the LOC113715757 gene encoding transcription factor UNE12 isoform X2, producing MANNPTDGPSDDFLEQILGFPAYAGAAAPTDPNLAPGNDAHALPPPMMLQLSSGDASSHLASVGLGVGVGLGVGTGGTFHGGNFPLGLSLEQGKAGGFVKMEEASGSGKRFRNDAVDGRPAAPSVRPGFHGQPLPTTVPVIPHPPAIRPRVRARRGQATDPHSIAERLRRERIAERIRALQELVPSVNKTDRAAMLDEIVDYVKFLRLQVKVLSMSRLGGAGAVAPLVTDIPISSVERAAKVEDPSRPGTSGQMMVLNVR
- the LOC113715757 gene encoding transcription factor UNE12 isoform X1, whose translation is MANNPTDGPSDDFLEQILGFPAYAGAAAPTDPNLAPGNDAHALPPPMMLQLSSGDASSHLASVGLGVGVGLGVGTGGTFHGGNFPLGLSLEQGKAGGFVKMEEASGSGKRFRNDAVDGRPAAPSVRPGFHGQPLPTTVPVIPHPPAIRPRVRARRGQATDPHSIAERLRRERIAERIRALQELVPSVNKTDRAAMLDEIVDYVKFLRLQVKVLSMSRLGGAGAVAPLVTDIPISSVEEESGEGGRPQPAWDKWSNDGTERQVAKLMEENVGAAMQFLQSKALCIMPISLASAIYHTQPPDASNLIKPETNPPP